A single region of the Thunnus maccoyii chromosome 10, fThuMac1.1, whole genome shotgun sequence genome encodes:
- the dbf4 gene encoding protein DBF4 homolog A: MKENKMKPKRIQRHTGPSWQGKGGTSGDKTTLTQATAAVRVHHQSQVKPFAGKVFYLDLPSNRIVEKLESDIKELGGTVEKFFSKEIKYLVSNKREARYVQCLRQDSPVPSPESGQSSPHPRSNPHRPGSHGDNIKSRSQGQTDTFVTSRGKSLVERVVKEQERVQMNKILSNALEWGVKILYIDDVMAYVQKKKKTISGECPVTTAVKSNVKTEPATKQSFQKCKGGRISKPFVKVEDSSRHYRPIYLNMSNMPELNLKTVPPCSPFCFEDKDHPGNRQRGYRGAKASASEERAHGRKKNKDKKRGGYCECCMIKYENLTTHLKSDRHKAFSKSKEYFVVDRLVSTMHCNFIHIKSKDKRPKCSVSSVLIAPGPCGKTELRHRGDLDTTETIKEEQHQTVDGRHGESYSGHALKISSLPGSAPLIQRENDRSNVFTSPDRSKHKSLARKQLSRQNSLTSCTQKAEQSDIPQEKMETAPSRGECFASFPSRVTQIDPESQISQTDMNSPTSHAHNINGQNELPLGCLNDTTNQQEQSDKNKDSLLFEAFQKGNIFSEKMTGNNLSESEGRSLPTQSCSPVRKIQRRVRVYKRKRRKLDTHVMCQDSEKPNDIRDDSMLKLWELFQSSDDMDMEFLGFED; encoded by the exons atgaaagagaataaaatgaagccaaaacgCATCCAGAGGCATACCGGACCCAGCTGGCAAG GAAAAGGTGGCACTAGTGGCGACAAGACAACACTGACCCAGGCGACGGCAGCAGTGCGTGTCCACCATCAGTCCCAAGTCAAACCTTTTGCTGGGAAAGTATTTTACCTTGACCTGCCATCAAACAGGATAGTAGAGAAACTGGAGAGCGACATCAAAGAGCTCGGAGGG ACTGTTGAGAAGTTCTTCAGCAAGGAAATAAAGTATCTGGTATCCAACAAGAGGGAAGCTAGATATGTGCAGTGCCTCAGGCAGGACTCGCCGGTCCCCAGTCCGGAATCCGGACAGAGTTCACCTCACCCTCGCTCAAACCCTCACCGGCCTGGGAGCCATGGGGACAACATCAAAAGCCGGTCTCAGGGCCAGACAGACACA TTTGTCACAAGCCGGGGGAAGTCTTTGGTGGAGAGAGTGGTGAAAGAGCAG gagAGGGTACAAATGAACAAGATCCTGTCAAATGCTTTGGAGTGGGGTGTGAAAATTCTCTACATAGATG ATGTCATGGCATAtgttcagaagaaaaaaaagaccattaGCGGCGAGTGTCCTGTCACCACTGCTGTCAAATCAAAT GTCAAAACTGAGCCAGCAACAAAGCAAAGCTTTCAGAAATGCAAAG gaggCCGCATCAGTAAACCATTTGTCAAGGTTGAAGATTCAAGCAG ACACTACCGTCCAATCTACCTCAACATGTCAAACATGCCTGAGTTAAACCTGAAGACGGTTCCTCCTTGCAGTCCCTTCTGTTTTGAGGATAAAGATCATCCAGGGAACAGACAGCGGGGATACAG AGGCGCGAAAGCCTCAGCCAGTGAAGAGAGAGCACACGGCCGAAAGaagaacaaagacaagaaaCGAGGCGGCTACTGCGAGTGCTGCATGATCAAATATGAAAACCTGACAACA caTCTAAAGAGTGATCGTCACAAGGCGTTCTCCAAGAGTAAGGAGTACTTTGTGGTGGACAGACTGGTTTCAACCATGCACTGCAACTTCATCCACATCAAAAGTAAAGATAAAAG ACCAAagtgcagtgtttcctctgttctGATTGCTCCTGGACCATGTGGGAAAACTGAGCTAAGGCACAGGGGAGATCTCGATACCACAGAGACTATTAAAGAGGAGCAACACCAAACTGTCGACGGACGACATGGGGAATCTTATTCAGGACACGCTTTAAAAATCAGTTCACTTCCTGGTTCTGCTCCTCTGATTCAGAGAGAGAACGACAGGAGCAACGTTTTCACTTCGCCAGACAGATCCAAGCACAAATCTCTTGCACGTAAACAACTGAGCAGACAGAATTCTTTGACTTCTTGCACTCAAAAAGCTGAGCAGTCTGACATTCCTCAGGAAAAGATGGAAACGGCTCCCTCTAGAGGTGAATGTTTTGCCTCTTTTCCCTCCAGAGTCACTCAGATTGACCCAGAGAGCCAAATATCTCAAACAGACATGAACAGCCCAACCTCACACGCTCATAATATTAACGGACAGAACGAATTACCCTTAGGATGCCTTAATGATACGACAAATCAACAAGAACAGTCTGATAAGAACAAGGATTCTTTACTGTTTGAGGCTTTCCAGAAGGGAAACATATTCTCTGAGAAAATGACCGGAAACAACCTCTCAGAGAGCGAAGGAAGAAGCCTTCCCACGCAAAGCTGCTCTCCAGTCCGGAAAATACAGAGGAGGGTGAGAGTCTATAAACGCAAAAGACGGAAATTGGACACACATGTTATGTGTCAAGATAGTGAAAAACCAAATGACATTCGTGATGACTCCATGCTGAAGCTTTGGGAGCTTTTCCAGTCAAGTGATGACATGGACATGGAGTTTCTGGGGTTTGAGGACTAG
- the slc25a40 gene encoding solute carrier family 25 member 40: protein MSGQSRAPPVSDDITPLQRMAASCTGAIFTSLLVTPLDVVKIRLQAQKNPFPKGKCFVYCNGLMDHICVCENGNSKAWYKAPGHFSGTLDAFIKIVRNEGIKALWSGLPPTLVMAVPATVIYFTCYDQLCAAVRVKMGDHAQMAPLLAGAVARVGAATVISPLELMRTKLQSQKLSYRELTNCVRLAVETEGWRSLWRALGPTLLRDVPFSAMYWYNYERSKSWLCERYNTREPTLAISFISGAASGTIASIVTLPFDVVKTRRQVELGELQAMNLSSKASSSTISVMRKIVAQHGFGGLFAGFLPRVVKVAPACAIMISSYELGKAFFRKHNQERTHRAPQTSNT from the exons ATGAGTGGTCAAAGCCGTGCTCCTCCAGTCAGTGATGACATTACTCCCCTCCAGCGGATGGCGGCATCGTGCACCGGAGCCATCTTCACATCACTGTTGG tcaCACCGTTGGATGTTGTGAAGATCAGACTGCAAGCACAGAAAAATCCCTTCCCCAAAG GGAAGTGCTTTGTCTACTGCAACGGACTTATGGaccatatatgtgtgtgtgaaaacgGCAACTCCAAGGCATGGTACAAAGCCCCCGGTCACTTCAGTGGCACACTG GATGCCTTCATTAAGATAGTACGCAATGAAGGAATCAAGGCATTGTGGAGCGGTCTGCCTCCAACACT TGTGATGGCAGTCCCAGCTACAGTCATCTACTTCACATGTTACGACCAGCTGTGTGCAGCAGTGAGGGTCAAGATGGGCGACCACGCACAGATGGCTCCTCTTCTGGCCGGAGCAGTCGCTAGAG tgggagCAGCGACAGTCATCAGTCCTCTAGAGCTGATGCGCACAAAGCTGCAGTCTCAGAAACTGTCGTACAGGGAGCTGACTAACTGTGTCCGTTTGGCAGTGGAGACAGAAGGCTGGCGGTCTCTGTGGCGGGCTTTAGGGCCCACACTCCTTAGAGATGTGCCCTTCTCAGCCATGTACTGGTACAACTACGAGAGGAGCAAGAGCTGGCTGTGTGAACGTTATAACACCAGAGAGCCCACGTTGGCCATCTCCTTCATATCCGGAGCGGCGTCTGGCACT ATTGCGTCCATCGTAACATTACCTTTTGATGTTGTCAAAACAAGAAGGCAGGTGGAGCTTGGAGAGCTACAAGCGATGAATT TGTCGTCTAAGGCCTCCTCTTCCACCATCAGTGTGATGAGGAAGATTGTTGCACAGCACGGCTTTGGTGGATTGTTTGCAG GTTTCCTTCCTCGGGTTGTCAAAGTGGCCCCGGCCTGTGCCATCATGATAAGCTCTTATGAGCTTGGGAAGGCCTTTTTCCGCAAACACAACCAGGAGAGGACTCACAGGGCTCCGCAGACCAGTAACACCTGA
- the rundc3b gene encoding RUN domain-containing protein 3B, translating into MASLGAGLHLIRRRAASRSAAVERRNLLTVCRFSVKTLLDRSCFDTIDDSSPEFINFVSILEHILSHRLKGQTTWFGYESPRSFWDYIKVACSKVPHNCIRSIESMENVRSSRAKGRAWIRVVLMEKRLSEYISSALRDFKTTRRFYEDAAIMLGEEAGLLADTLIGLNTIDFSFCLKGEGLDGSSPSVIDYTPYLKFTQSADSISSDEEEMRTLGSSGSESSTPDKTATAASIFTEQSNLVSKCKRFEQKYRMALEQKGYLEELVRLREAQLSEAVSHNKALQQSLADTHLSHTLEKEQLEYIILELQDQLTVLKNNDLRSRQELTAHLTNQWPSPDALDANAVALDTLLYRKNTGQWEEKSFQSLEQLSADMSLSQTSLERSNTLSLEARPAGTHWPRQGKEETPSLRGLCGSLTSVASYKSLASLKSSECLASPATEISSPGITPS; encoded by the exons ATGGCGTCGCTCGGTGCGGGGCTGCATCTCATCCGCAGGCGGGCAGCGAGCAGGAGCGCAGCGGTGGAGAGGAGGAACCTGCTGACGGTGTGCAG GTTTTCAGTGAAGACTCTGCTGGACCGCTCCTGTTTTGACACAATAGATGACTCATCTCCAGAGTTCATTAACTTCGTCTCCATCCTGGAGCACATCCTCAGTCATCGACTTAAAG GTCAGACAACTTGGTTTGGCTATGAGAGTCCTCGGAGTTTCTGGGATTACATAAAAGTAGCCTGCAGTAAAGTCCCTCATAATTGTATCCGAAGCATCGAGAGCATGGAGAACGTGCGATCGTCGAGAGCTAAG ggcAGGGCATGGATCCGAGTGGTTTTGATGGAGAAAAGACTGTCAGAATATATCTCATCTGCACTGAGGGACTTCAAAACCACCAG GAGGTTTTATGAGGATGCAGCGATCATGCTGGGAGAGGAGGCGGGGCTGTTGGCGGACACGCTCATCGGACTCAACACCATCGACTTCAG CTTCTGTCTGAAAGGAGAAGGTCTGGACGGCAGCAGCCCCTCCGTGATCGACTACACGCCTTACCTGAAGTTCACTCAGAG CGCAGACAGCATCAGCAGTGacgaggaggagatgaggacTCTGGGGAGCAGCGGCAGTGAGAGCAGCACCCCTGACAAAACGGCCACCGCCGCTTCCATCTTTACCGAGCAGAGCAACTTGGTCAGCAAGTGTAAACGCTTTGAGCAGAAGTATCGCATGGCGCTGGAGCAGAAG gGTTACCTGGAAGAGCTGGTCCGTCTACGTGAAGCCCAGCTGTCAGAGGCCGTATCTCATAACAAAGCTCTTCAGCAGAGCCTGGCAGACACACACCTCTCCCACACACTGGAGAAAGAGCAGCTTGAGTACATCATCCTGGAGCTTCAGGACCAGCT AACAGTTCTGAAGAACAATGATTTGCGGTCCAGACAGGAGTTGACAGCCCATCTGACCAATCAGTGGCCATCTCCTGATGCTTTGGATGCCAACGCTGTCGCCTTGGACACGCTGCTGTACAGGAAGAACACCGGACAGTGGGAGGA AAAGAGTTTCCAGAGTCTGGAGCAGCTGTCTGCAGACATGAGCCTCTCACAGACTTCCCTAGAGCGGTCAAACACACTGAGTCTGGAGGCCAGACCAGCTGGCACACACTGGCCCCGCCAAG GTAAAGAGGAAACTCCATCTCTCAGAGGTCTATGTGGCTCCCTGACCTCAGTCGCCAGCTACAAATCTCTGGCCAGCCTGAAGTCCAGTGAGTGTTTGGCCAGTCCCGCCACAGAGATCAGCAGTCCAGGCATCACCCCTTCATAG